A single Anopheles funestus chromosome 2RL, idAnoFuneDA-416_04, whole genome shotgun sequence DNA region contains:
- the LOC125762154 gene encoding carotenoid isomerooxygenase — MDVTVEDFCEETNFPESPCPSPFDPAKLLNIGFLQINGRFTPHSGPSSVCSTRSCSLATTPVPPDCNESEQEEGYEGRYGEEATSVVNPPRKWSLPHLPTEATKFEVSGRATPVFTWNPMPTSSNVIYALSDKNQQIVFSQLEQEAGTETSVSEVSSAGSDCEAELEEDAEPQEAKPSKDTQKEDMYPNCDVNVWLRSCEQEIVEPIEGKVQGTIPDWLNGSLLRNGPGSLKVGDMMFNHLFDSSALLHRFNIDGGKITYQCRFLKSDAYKKNSAARRIVVTEFGTSAVPDPCQTIFHKIAAVFNKPGVNNSDNAMISIYPFGDEFFAFTESPIIHRIDPETLDTEAKLNVSDYVGIVNHTSHPHVMSDGTVYNLGCSVTKTGPAYTIICFPHGPGMFENARIVASVPARWKFHPGYMHTFGITENFFVIVEQPLSVSVPTMVVSQIRNRPMAAALKWFESQQTYIYLLDRDTGELRHTFHTEPFFYLHIINQYEREGHVVLDICCYKDPAMLNCMYVDTMRNMQNNPDYAKMFRGRPLRFVLPLQYGKERTKGNLHRGTSTDAGTSWADMWQNLSSFATGDNLHTKDAGLVLQNLVRIEDSKATAYVMPNRTIFCKPELLCDLGCETPRIYYERHLGRPYRYFYAISSDVDASNPGTLIKVDVVTKGKLTWCEENVYPSEPIFVPAPDPLSEDDGVVLAAMVWGREEENRAGLLVLDAKTFTELGRCEFVTPGPVPKCLHGWFQPSAK, encoded by the exons atGGATGTTACCGTGGAAGACTTTTGCGAGGAAACAAACTTTCCCGAATCGCCCTGCCCGAGCCCGTTCGATCCGGCCAAGCTGCTCAACATTGGCTTTCTACAGATTAATGGCCGCTTTACGCCCCATTCCGGTCCATCGTCCGTGTGCTCTACCAGGAGCTGCAGTCTTGCGACCACACCCGTACCACCGGATTGTAACGAATCGGAACAGGAGGAAGGTTACGAAGGAAGATATGGTGAGGAGGCAACGAGTGTAGTAAACCCGCCGCGCAAATGGTCCCTACCACATTTGCCAACCGAAGCGACGAAGTTTGAAGTTAGTGGCCGTGCGACACCCGTTTTCACCTGGAACCCAATGCCCACGTCCAGCAATGTGATCTACGCACTAAGTGACAAAAATCAGCAGATCGTCTTTTCACAG CTTGAACAAGAAGCAGGAACCGAAACGAGCGTATCGGAAGTGTCGAGTGCTGGATCGGATTGTGAAGCTGAGCTGGAAGAGGACGCAGAACCGCAGGAAGCAAAACCGTCGAAGGATACGCAGAAGGAAGATATGTACCCGAACTGTGATGTGAATGTGTGGTTACGATCGTGTGAGCAGGAGATCGTTGAACCGATCGAGGGTAAGGTACAGGGCACGATACCGGACTGGTTGAATGGTAGTCTGCTGCGAAATGGCCCAGGCAGTTTGAAAGTGGGCGACATGATGTTCAATCATCTGTTTGACAGTTCGGCACTACTACACAG GTTTAACATCGACGGTGGGAAAATAACGTACCAGTGCCGGTTTCTCAAGTCGGACGCGTACAAGAAAAACAGTGCTGCCAGACGTATCGTTGTAACGGAGTTTGGCACCAGTGCGGTACCCGATCCGTGTCAAACGATCTTCCATAA AATTGCCGCAGTTTTTAATAAACCCGGTGTTAACAATTCGGACAATGCGATGATCTCGATCTATCCGTTCGGGGATGAGTTTTTCGCATTCACCGAAAGTCCGATCATTCATCGGATCGATCCCGAAACGCTGGATACGGAGGCGAAACTAAATGTGTCGGATTATGTCGGTATCGTTAACCACACGTCCCATCCGCACGTCATGTCCGACGGTACGGTGTACAATCTCGGCTGCTCGGTTACGAAAACTGGACCCGCTTACACGATCATATGCTTCCCGCACGGACCGGGCATGTTTGAGAATGCGCGCATCGTTGCTTCGGTACCGGCACGCTGGAAGTTCCATCCAGGGTACATGCACACGTTCGGCATTACGGAGAACTTCTTCGTGATCGTCGAGCAGCCGCTTAGCGTCTCCGTTCCGACGATGGTGGTCAGCCAGATACGCAACCGCCCGATGGCGGCCGCCCTCAAGTGGTTCGAAAGCCAGCAGACGTACATCTACCTGCTGGATCGTGATACGGGCGAGCTGCGTCACACCTTCCACACGGAACCATTCTTCTACCTGCACATCATCAATCAGTACGAGCGCGAGGGTCACGTCGTGCTGGACATTTGCTGCTACAAAGATCCGGCCATGCTAAACTGCATGTACGTCGACACGATGCGCAACATGCAGAACAATCCGGACTACGCGAAAATGTTCCGCGGGCGTCCGTTGCGCTTCGTGCTACCGCTCCAGTACGGCAAGGAACGGACTAAGGGAAACCTTCACCGGGGTACCTCCACCGACGCCGGCACATCATGGGCGGATATGTGGCAAAACCTTAGCTCGTTCGCGACCGGTGATAATCTGCACACGAAGGATGCCGGTTTGGTGCTACAGAATCTTGTGCGCATCGAAGATTCGAAAGCGACGGCGTACGTAATGCCGAATCGTACCATCTTCTGCAAACCGGAGCTGCTGTGTGATTTGGGTTGCGAAACACCACGCATCTACTACGAGCGCCATCTCGGGCGCCCTTATCGGTACTTTTACGCGATCAGCTCCGACGTAGATGCGAGCAATCCGGGCACACTGATCAAGGTGGACGTGGTGACGAAGGGTAAGCTAACCTGGTGCGAGGAGAATGTTTACCCGAGCGAACCGATCTTTGTGCCCGCACCGGATCCACTGTCGGAGGACGATGGTGTTGTGCTGGCGGCGATGGTTTGGGGCCGTGAGGAAGAAAATCGTGCCGGATTGTTGGTGCTGGATGCGAAGACATTCACCGAGCTGGGACGGTGCGAATTTGTAACGCCCGGTCCCGTGCCAAAGTGTCTGCACGGTTGGTTCCAACCGTCCGCGAAGTAA